AAAATTCTTAAGATAGGATAGCGCCTCTTCAGATATCTTCAAATTATACCCCTCAAGTTTCTTTTTAATCCAACTATCTAAATCTTTATCAGAAAGGCAATCAAATCTTACTGCAATACCTTTTTTTGAAACAACATGAAAAAATTTCCTTCTCCTATCTATCTCTTCACCAGTAAAGATAACGCAGCTACTCTGAGAGGGGTTCAAACAGTAATTAATAATGATCTCATCATCTTCCTTTTTTACTCTATCAATATTCTTGATTACCAATATTTTTTTATTTCCCATAAAAGGAAGAGTTTTTGCTTCATCAATAATAACGGAAAGGCTCTCCTCATCTGCATATAAAAGCCTATAACTAAAATCTTTAAAATTTGGATCAACATATAATCTAAAAATCTTTTCTGTAGCCTCTTCAATGAGGTATGTTTCCTGACCATAAAAAAGGTATATTGGAGAAAAAAGACCCTTCTCTATCTCTTTAATGAGAGCAGTATAATTTCTTACAGCCATTGACTATTAAAATCCCTCAAATACTAAACTTCTAAGCATCTCAGCTAATTCAACAAACGCTTTTCTTCTCGTTTCCTTCTCTGCCGCCTCTCTACTAGCAATAACACTGGTAACCTTATATGTGTCATCTGCAGTCAGACTCTGTTTCAAAAGCACCTTATCTGTAATGAGATCTTTAAAGATAATCTCATTATGTATCAAAACTCTATATTCTGTTACTCTATCGTTTGTATCAAAGGATATCGGTTTTAGGTTATAATTTCTAAGTTCTCCACTTAAAAGGCTATCTGCACTACCAGAGGAAATGATCTTTAATCTCCCATCTCGAATAAATGTATCTCGAATAATCCTGGTTATCTCTATCTCTATCCCTGGCTCTCGAGTCTTGTTAACAAAGGTAGGGATAGAAATGGTTTTTATATGGGTTGGAAGTTTGCTTTTCCCTGTGCCAGTCAATTGATAGCCACAGCCAAAAAGGCTAAAAACCATGATATAAATAAGAATCCTTTTTGCTCTCATCATATCCTTTATCCTATATAACAATGTTAACCAATTTGTTAGGGATAATAATATATTTCTTGATATACTTATCCTTAACCCACTCCTTAATTCTTTGATTTCCTAATACTATCCTTTTCAGCTCCTCTTCATCTTCATCAGCACTGACAGAAACCCTAGCACGAACCTTCCCATTCACCTGAACAACCAACTCAATCTCCTCTTCTTTAGTGATCTCGTCTTCATAGGAAGGCCATGGATGTGACAATAACTCTTCCTTGTTTCCTATTAACTGCCACATTTCTTCGGCGATATGTGGGGCAAAGGGAGAGAGAAGGATAATAGAGGATAAAACCGCCTCTTTGAGCACCATTAAAGACTTTTCATCCTTAACTTTGACCTCCCATTTGTAAAGGGTATTGATAAGCTCCATAATGGCGCTAATAGCTGTATTTAAGTGAAATCTCTTGCCGATATCATCCGTAACCTTCTTTATTGTCTGATGTGTCTTTCTCCTTATATCTTTTAAATCTGAAGAGAGTTCGTTTAGACTATCGTGATTTATACTAACGTCCTTCATGTCGTCTAAGTAGTTGTTAACAAGACGCCAT
This portion of the Nitrospinota bacterium genome encodes:
- the holA gene encoding DNA polymerase III subunit delta — encoded protein: MAVRNYTALIKEIEKGLFSPIYLFYGQETYLIEEATEKIFRLYVDPNFKDFSYRLLYADEESLSVIIDEAKTLPFMGNKKILVIKNIDRVKKEDDEIIINYCLNPSQSSCVIFTGEEIDRRRKFFHVVSKKGIAVRFDCLSDKDLDSWIKKKLEGYNLKISEEALSYLKNFVRNDLRMINNELEKAVSFVGEKSEIRLEDIEAVSGDIHFRSIFELTSSIGWKKEEDALRLINKILLQGESPLKILALISYQIRSIMLTKFYLKKRYSLTRISKELGIPQTFLKEYIKQSKIFQFRELRSHLKELLNIDIQLKSSKLSPKILLESLILKMCALPSGSERTR
- the lptE gene encoding LPS assembly lipoprotein LptE, with the translated sequence MMRAKRILIYIMVFSLFGCGYQLTGTGKSKLPTHIKTISIPTFVNKTREPGIEIEITRIIRDTFIRDGRLKIISSGSADSLLSGELRNYNLKPISFDTNDRVTEYRVLIHNEIIFKDLITDKVLLKQSLTADDTYKVTSVIASREAAEKETRRKAFVELAEMLRSLVFEGF